Proteins encoded in a region of the Elaeis guineensis isolate ETL-2024a chromosome 7, EG11, whole genome shotgun sequence genome:
- the LOC140859320 gene encoding uncharacterized protein has protein sequence MTEFGNTSNAANRSRDGVLNLQNFDSPSMILMSAPLNGTNYLSWSRSMVIALSAKDKLGFINGKIEKSEVDSEDFEKWQRVDCMVISWILNAISKDLVEAFLYATSARELWTEIEQRFGESNGPLQYQIMREISSFAQGNLPIAVYFTKLRKLWDELACLRPLPACNCGVAKQIAEIDGHDKLIQFLMGLSDKYDHVRNQILLMDPLPNVNKAYSIVLRVEKQREIHENVSDQMAIVVKNYSSKKEPGSGKMQQKKGDVTKKEDRYCNYCNRAGHVRDTCFKLHRYPDWFNEFKQKRKSQANMAAQMQDNPLEETDQAETTKGDNWNASLISVVQQEIARFAGNQYSHCSFGNDNIEKGVWIVDTGATSHMTYDLALFETKVKPNIEMPVYLPDGTTQTDLLTEEVLAVGMMKGGLYRVDNTFFQSVSCSPSTLHVPSTTFIDTFLTMVHTRYNSIVQTIRSDHGTEFINSSRVKIFQNNVYVMLPISHLKRQFDLRAHRCVFLGYPRGYKAFKLYDLETKTLCISRDVVFKEHIFPYQQHREPTSLSPVPNAVFDSSPITSSFPSSSYISMPAPSPTEPVLTSDDLDSTSSVPKIVTHPILTPSTIFPTSHTPTPSPTPPPPRKSNRPTSKPNWLKDFVATVHSDSTLTLPATIASEAQSGSAVSPGISLPSYTLHTPIFHPNYIFFVANMSTIHEPTSFYHAKRDPKWVEAMNKELAALESNGTWELTTSPANKKAINSKWLFRVKYNTDGAVERYKVRLVAKGYNQLYSLDYTASFSPVAKTVTVRIFLAIAAVNHWAIHQCDINNAYLHGHIDEELYMTPPEGYDKAQPGQICRLVKSLYGLKQVGRQWNKELTSKLLDFGFQQSLHDNCLFTKGSGDTFLALLVYVDDLFITGPNEEAIL, from the exons ATGACTGAATTTGGAAATACAAGCAATGCTGCGAACAGATCTAGAGATGGAGTCCTGAATCTTCAGAATTTTGATAGTCCGAGCATGATTCTGATGAGTGCTCCTTTGAATGGCACTAATTACTTGTCTTGGAGTCGCTCAATGGTTATAGCTTTGAGTGCTAAAGACAAATTAGGGTTTATAAATGGCAAGATTGAGAAATCTGAAGTAGATTCAgaagattttgagaaatggcaaaGAGTTGATTGTATGGTGATTTCATGGATTCTTAATGCAATTTCTAAAGATCTAGTAGAAGCTTTCTTGTATGCTACCAGTGCTAGGGAACTTTGGACAGAAATTGAACAAAGGTTTGGGGAAAGCAATGGTCCATTGCAGTACCAAATCATGAGGGAGATTAGTTCTTTTGCTCAAGGAAACTTGCCAATTGCTGTTTATTTTACCAAGCTCAGAAAGTTGTGGGATGAGTTAGCCTGCTTAAGGCCATTACCAGCATGTAACTGTGGTGTAGCGAAGCAAATAGCTGAGATAGACGGACATGATAAGTTGATTCAGTTTTTAATGGGACTAAGTGATAAGTATGATCATGTGAGGAACCAGATTTTGCTAATGGATCCTTTGCCAAATGTTAATAAAGCTTACTCTATAGTCTTAAGAGTTGAAAAGCAAAGAGAAATTCATGAAAATGTTAGTGATCAGATGGCAATAGTGGTTAAGAATTACAGCTCCAAGAAAGAACCAGGAAGTGGAAAGATGCAACAAAAGAAGGGTGACGTTACCAAAAAGGAAGACAGATACTGTAATTACTGTAATAGAGCTGGTCATGTCAGGGATACATGCTTCAAGTTACATAGATATCCAGACTGGTTCAATGAATTTAAGCAGAAAAGAAAGTCTCAGGCAAATATGGCAGCACAGATGCAAGACAATCCATTAGAGGAGACTGATCAAGCAGAAACTACCAAGGGAGATAACTGGAATGCAAGCTTAATTTCTGTTGTGCAGCAAGAAATTGCAA GATTTGCAGGTAACCAGTATTCTCATTGCTCTTTCGGTAATGATAACATAGAAAAAGGTGTATGGATAGTTGACACAGGAGCAACCTCACACATgacatatgacctagccttatttGAAACCAAAGTCAAACCTAACATTGAAATGCCTGTGTATTTACCAGATGGAACTACCCAAACT GACCTATTGACTGAGGAGGTACTTGCTGTTGGAATGATGAAAGGGGGCTTGTATAGAGTGGACAACACTTTTTTTCAGTCCGTTTCTTGTTCACCTTCAACCCTTCATGTCCCTAGTACTACAT TTATAGATACTTTCCTCACCATGGTTCATACCAGATACAATTCCATAGTCCAAACCATAAGAAGTGATCATGGTACTGAGTTCATCAACAGTTCTCGTGTTAAAATTTTTCAGAATAACG TTTATGTTATGTTACCAATCTCTCACCTCAAAAGACAATTTGATTTAAGGGCACACAGATGTGTATTTCTGGGGTATCCTAGAGGTTATAAAGCTTTCAAACTTTATGACTTAGAAACCAAAACACTTTGTATCTCCAGAGATGTGGTTTTCAAGGAGCATATCTTTCCCTATCAACAACACAGAGAGCCTACATCTCTTTCACCTGTTCCCAATGCTGTATTTGATTCATCTCCTAtcacttcttcttttccttcttcttcctacatttcCATGCCCGCTCCTTCACCCACAGAACCTGTTCTCACTTCTGATGATCTTGATTCTACTTCTTCAGTACCTAAGATTGTTACTCACCCCATTCTTACACCATCTACTATTTTCCCTACTTCCCATACTCCCACACCTTCTCCAACTCCACCACCACCTAGAAAAAGTAATAGACCTACCTCCAAACCTAACTGGCTAAAAGATTTTGTTGCCACTGTTCACTCTGACAGCACCCTTACACTTCCTGCTACAATTGCATCTGAAGCTCAATCAGGTTCTGCAGTATCCCCAGGTATATCCTTACCTTCCTATACCCTGCATACTCCTATTTTTCACCCTAATTAcattttttttgttgcaaatatgTCAACTATTCATGAACCAACTTCTTTTTATCATGCCAAGAGAGATCCTAAATGGGTTGAGGCCATGAATAAGGAACTTGCCGCTTTAGAGTCCAATGGTACATGGGAACTCACCACATCACCTGCTAATAAAAAGGCCATTAATTCTAAATGGTTGTTTAGGGTAAAGTATAATACAGATGGTGCAGTAGAAAGATATAAAGTCAGGTTAgtggctaaaggatataatcaattgTATAGCCTTGATTATACAGCTAGTTTCTCTCCTGTTGCTAAAACAGTCACAGTCAGAATTTTCTTAGCTATTGCTGCAGTAAATCATTGGGCCATTCATCAATGTGATATCAACAATGCATATTTGCATGGTCACATAGATGAAGAACTCTATATGACACCACCAGAAGGCTATGATAAAGCACAACCAGGTCAGATTTGCAGGCTTGTCAAATCCTTGTATGGTTTAAAGCAGGTTGGTAGGCAATGGAATAAAGAACTTACTTCTAAGCTTCTTGATTTTGGCTTCCAACAATCCCTTCATGACAATTGCTTATTTACAAAGGGTTCTGGTGACACTTTTCTAGCTCTACTTGTTTATGTAGATGATCTCTTCATTACAGGACCCAATGAAGAAGCTATTCTTTAG